In the genome of Pseudomonas sp. P5_109, one region contains:
- a CDS encoding fumarylacetoacetate hydrolase family protein: protein MSAVAQVAATLIRGWREGRQQRLPALELASEAEAYAVQRQVADALGWFASGPPTAWKLGGAPGGLISAAGVPALAVHPSGWQVPPGDAFGFGIEGELIVRLSRDLDQHTDLAMACAAVDVWMPGIELCGTRWLQGDQAAPLLRLADQQLNRALVLGAPQTLGELPDWSRQQVALRVAGVPEFVGVGSHPFGEPLSSLPWLARHAAALGSPLRAGDLVACGSWTGIYWASAGVQVEVEFAGIGPVTLST, encoded by the coding sequence GTGAGTGCGGTCGCGCAGGTGGCCGCCACCCTGATTCGTGGCTGGCGTGAGGGGCGCCAACAACGGTTGCCAGCCCTGGAACTGGCTAGCGAAGCCGAAGCCTATGCCGTGCAGCGCCAGGTAGCGGATGCCCTCGGCTGGTTCGCCTCCGGGCCGCCAACGGCTTGGAAACTGGGTGGCGCTCCGGGAGGGCTGATCAGCGCCGCGGGGGTACCGGCATTGGCGGTACACCCGTCGGGTTGGCAGGTTCCGCCGGGCGATGCCTTCGGTTTCGGGATCGAGGGTGAACTGATCGTGCGCCTGTCGCGCGACCTCGACCAGCACACTGATCTGGCCATGGCCTGTGCGGCGGTCGATGTGTGGATGCCGGGCATCGAACTGTGTGGCACGCGCTGGCTGCAGGGCGATCAGGCCGCGCCACTGCTTCGGCTGGCCGACCAGCAACTCAACCGCGCGCTGGTACTCGGTGCACCGCAAACGCTGGGGGAATTGCCGGATTGGTCAAGACAACAGGTGGCGTTGCGGGTGGCCGGGGTGCCTGAATTCGTCGGCGTTGGCAGCCATCCATTCGGTGAGCCGCTGAGTTCGCTGCCGTGGCTGGCGCGTCACGCTGCAGCACTGGGCAGCCCGTTGCGAGCCGGTGACCTGGTGGCTTGTGGTAGCTGGACCGGTATCTACTGGGCGTCGGCCGGGGTGCAAGTGGAAGTTGAGTTTGCCGGGATAGGACCGGTTACCTTGTCGACTTGA
- the hydA gene encoding dihydropyrimidinase has translation MQPFDTVIRNARVVTAADTFTSDIGIRDGRIVSLGLDLPQGHQEIDAAGRHVTPGGIDSHVHLDQPTGDGSVMADDFFSGTVSAACGGTTTVIPFACQQKGESLRAAVDDYHRRAGNKPVIDYAFHLIVTDPTPQVLREELPALIAEGYTSFKIYMTYDALKLGDREILETLSVARREGAMVMLHAENSDCIAWLTERLLAAGLTAPRYHAASRPMLVEREATHRAIALAELVDVPILIVHVSGREAVEQIRWAQSQGLKVYAETCPQYLFLTADSLGCDDSFEGAKCICSPPPRDAANQQVIWDGLENGSFEIFSSDHAPFRFDGPNGKKAHGEEVSFDQIANGIPGVETRMALLWSEGVRSGRITPQSFVALTSTNAAKMYGLYPRKGSIAIGADADLVIWNEGESVHLCNEMLHHNVDYTPYAGMTLSAWPAMTLSRGEVVWDGEPRGEAGRGRFLPCERPAPAQLRRRKTELAL, from the coding sequence ATGCAACCTTTTGATACGGTGATTCGCAACGCCCGCGTGGTAACCGCCGCGGACACGTTCACCAGCGATATCGGTATTCGTGATGGGCGCATCGTCTCCCTCGGTCTGGACCTGCCGCAAGGCCACCAGGAAATCGACGCGGCAGGCCGGCATGTTACCCCCGGTGGCATCGACAGCCATGTGCACCTCGACCAGCCGACTGGCGACGGCTCGGTGATGGCCGATGACTTCTTCAGCGGCACGGTCTCGGCGGCCTGCGGCGGCACCACCACCGTCATCCCGTTCGCCTGTCAGCAGAAGGGCGAAAGCCTGCGCGCTGCCGTCGATGACTACCATCGTCGGGCGGGTAACAAGCCGGTGATCGATTATGCCTTCCACCTGATCGTCACCGACCCCACCCCGCAGGTGCTGCGTGAAGAACTGCCGGCCTTGATTGCTGAAGGCTATACATCGTTCAAGATCTACATGACCTACGATGCGCTGAAGCTGGGTGATCGGGAGATTCTCGAGACGTTGTCGGTCGCGCGCCGTGAGGGCGCCATGGTGATGCTCCACGCCGAGAACAGCGATTGCATCGCCTGGCTCACCGAACGACTACTGGCGGCCGGCCTGACTGCGCCGCGCTACCACGCCGCGTCGCGGCCGATGCTGGTGGAGCGCGAAGCGACCCATCGTGCCATCGCCCTTGCCGAGCTGGTGGACGTGCCGATCCTGATCGTGCACGTGTCGGGTCGCGAGGCCGTGGAGCAGATTCGCTGGGCCCAGAGCCAGGGGTTGAAGGTGTACGCCGAAACCTGCCCGCAGTACCTGTTCCTGACCGCCGACTCGCTGGGGTGTGACGACAGCTTCGAAGGTGCCAAGTGCATCTGCAGCCCGCCGCCGCGCGATGCCGCAAATCAGCAGGTGATCTGGGATGGCCTGGAGAACGGCTCGTTCGAGATTTTCTCGTCAGACCACGCACCCTTTCGCTTCGATGGCCCGAATGGCAAGAAGGCCCACGGTGAAGAGGTGTCGTTCGACCAGATCGCCAACGGCATTCCCGGTGTCGAAACCCGCATGGCACTGCTCTGGTCCGAAGGCGTGCGCAGTGGGCGCATCACCCCGCAAAGCTTTGTTGCGCTGACCTCCACTAATGCCGCCAAGATGTATGGGTTGTATCCGCGCAAGGGCAGCATCGCTATTGGTGCCGATGCCGACCTGGTGATCTGGAACGAAGGTGAGTCGGTGCACCTGTGCAACGAAATGCTGCACCACAACGTCGATTACACGCCTTACGCCGGCATGACGCTGAGCGCCTGGCCGGCCATGACCCTGTCTCGCGGTGAGGTGGTCTGGGACGGTGAGCCGCGCGGTGAGGCGGGTCGCGGCCGGTTTCTGCCGTGCGAGCGCCCGGCGCCCGCGCAACTGCGCCGACGTAAGACTGAGTTGGCATTGTGA
- a CDS encoding allantoinase PuuE yields MVSPARDLVGYGRQRPQGTWPNGARLAISLVINYEEGSERSLAMGDPDQESMTEWGSYSIPDGTRNLAMESMYEYGSRVGIWRILDILDQQSVRSTFHACAVAFEQNPDVARAAVAGGHEICSHGYRWEEVFRLTEEQEREHMRLAIESFERTCGKRPVGWYCRYGASVNTRRLVAEEGGFLYDSDAYNDDVPYFVEVEGKRHLVVPYTADVNDFRYWNSPGLSQASDFFEYMKESFEVLYEESAEGPRMMSIGLHPRMVGRPGRVRAIKQFIEYAKQQGGVWFATREEIARAWLERT; encoded by the coding sequence ATGGTTTCACCTGCACGCGATTTAGTGGGTTACGGTAGACAACGCCCGCAAGGCACCTGGCCGAATGGCGCACGTTTGGCCATCAGCCTGGTGATCAACTACGAAGAAGGCTCCGAACGCTCGCTCGCCATGGGCGACCCGGACCAGGAATCAATGACCGAATGGGGCAGCTATTCAATACCCGACGGCACACGCAATCTGGCGATGGAATCGATGTACGAGTACGGCTCGCGCGTGGGGATCTGGCGAATTCTGGATATTCTCGACCAGCAATCGGTTCGCTCTACCTTTCATGCCTGCGCAGTGGCCTTTGAGCAGAACCCTGATGTGGCTCGCGCCGCCGTCGCCGGTGGCCATGAGATTTGCAGTCACGGGTATCGCTGGGAGGAAGTGTTTCGCCTGACTGAAGAGCAGGAGCGTGAGCACATGCGCCTGGCAATCGAGTCATTCGAACGTACCTGTGGCAAGCGTCCCGTTGGCTGGTATTGCCGGTATGGCGCCAGTGTCAATACACGTCGACTGGTCGCTGAAGAGGGCGGTTTTCTCTACGATTCCGATGCCTACAACGACGATGTTCCCTACTTTGTCGAGGTCGAGGGTAAGCGTCATCTCGTGGTGCCTTATACCGCCGACGTGAACGATTTCCGCTACTGGAATTCTCCGGGGCTTTCGCAGGCATCGGACTTTTTCGAGTACATGAAAGAAAGCTTTGAGGTCCTTTATGAGGAGTCGGCTGAAGGACCACGCATGATGTCCATCGGGTTGCATCCACGCATGGTGGGCCGTCCCGGGCGGGTCAGGGCGATCAAGCAATTCATCGAGTATGCCAAGCAACAAGGCGGTGTCTGGTTTGCTACGCGCGAAGAAATCGCCCGTGCCTGGCTTGAACGAACTTGA
- a CDS encoding MurR/RpiR family transcriptional regulator → MALPETLAELRDCIAAQHEQLTGRLRDAARFLIDNPHEIALNTVAELGKRSNIAPSAYIRLAQALGFAGFKDLQRLFRAPLQQAADTHSERIRHYGGETLLEDPSDVGAILREFSQANIVSLEHLAEGGEQANIEAAIAHLQVARTTFVIGMRRAFPVAAYLSYALSRVGQRTVHISGAGGTLHEQVSAIADDDLLIAVSFPPYAHDTVEACRQAREAGVTLVAITDSVLSPIGQMADTVIEVNDAELLGFRSLTASFCIAQTLAMGLAFSEWQSDSTFSHDRLKEIDC, encoded by the coding sequence ATGGCCTTACCTGAAACCCTTGCAGAGCTGCGTGACTGTATCGCGGCCCAGCACGAACAACTGACCGGTCGTCTACGCGATGCTGCCCGATTCCTGATCGACAACCCGCATGAGATTGCACTCAATACGGTGGCCGAACTGGGTAAGCGCTCAAACATCGCGCCTTCCGCTTATATTCGGCTGGCTCAGGCCCTTGGCTTTGCAGGTTTCAAGGATTTGCAGCGGCTGTTTCGAGCACCGCTGCAACAGGCTGCCGACACCCACAGCGAACGTATTCGGCACTACGGCGGTGAGACGTTGCTGGAGGACCCGAGTGACGTCGGCGCGATTTTGCGTGAGTTCAGCCAGGCCAATATCGTTTCTCTGGAGCATCTGGCGGAGGGCGGTGAACAGGCCAATATCGAAGCGGCTATCGCCCACTTGCAAGTCGCTCGGACCACCTTCGTCATCGGCATGCGCCGCGCTTTTCCGGTGGCGGCGTACCTCAGTTATGCATTGAGCCGCGTCGGTCAGCGCACCGTGCACATCAGCGGCGCAGGCGGCACGTTGCACGAACAGGTCAGTGCCATTGCCGATGATGATCTGTTGATCGCCGTCAGCTTTCCGCCGTACGCCCATGACACTGTTGAGGCCTGCCGTCAGGCGAGGGAAGCGGGGGTGACGCTGGTTGCGATCACTGACAGCGTTCTGAGCCCGATCGGGCAGATGGCCGATACGGTCATTGAGGTCAACGACGCCGAGTTACTGGGCTTTCGTTCGCTCACGGCTTCGTTCTGCATTGCGCAAACCCTGGCGATGGGGCTTGCGTTCAGCGAGTGGCAATCGGACAGCACCTTCAGCCATGACCGGCTGAAAGAGATCGACTGCTAA
- a CDS encoding cysteine desulfurase-like protein translates to MNPLDIDYVRKQFPGLADGYAYMDNAGGSMVLNSVAERVCDYLLNNSVQLGASYQPSVVAGERVMQARHSVMQLINAEHPEEVIMGGSTTHLLQILCRAIAPSIVPGDEIIVTNCDHEANIGPWVKLCESRGATLRVWQVNLDSCELELDDLQVLLNDKTRYVAMTHTSNILGSVNPVAEVARRVHAVGAKLCVDAVAYAPHRLVDVQASGADFYVYSFYKTFGPHFAVLWGRRYLLLELPSLNHFFIGQDVVPYKLQPGNVNYELSFGCIGITDYLLDIGTRLGAQGSERQCMQTAFDAFEVQEDLLAERLLAFLRQREGVRIIGKASTRNRVPTISFVVEGVQSEAVVRRVDEHRIGIRFGDFYARRLIEALGLDQFGGVVRVSLAHYNTLEEVDRLITSLDQAINALR, encoded by the coding sequence GTGAATCCTCTCGATATCGATTACGTTCGCAAGCAATTTCCAGGTTTGGCCGATGGTTATGCCTACATGGATAACGCCGGTGGTTCGATGGTACTGAACTCCGTGGCTGAGCGTGTCTGTGATTACCTGCTGAACAACAGTGTGCAACTGGGTGCGTCCTACCAACCTTCCGTTGTCGCTGGCGAGCGAGTGATGCAGGCGCGCCACTCGGTCATGCAGTTGATCAACGCCGAGCACCCCGAAGAAGTGATCATGGGCGGCTCGACCACCCACTTGTTGCAAATACTGTGTCGCGCCATCGCCCCGTCAATCGTTCCAGGCGATGAAATCATCGTCACCAATTGCGATCACGAGGCCAACATCGGACCCTGGGTCAAGCTGTGCGAAAGCCGTGGGGCGACCTTGCGCGTGTGGCAGGTCAATCTCGACAGTTGTGAGTTGGAGCTGGATGACCTGCAGGTCTTGCTCAATGACAAAACCCGTTATGTGGCCATGACCCACACCTCGAATATTCTCGGCTCGGTCAATCCAGTCGCCGAAGTTGCGCGGCGTGTGCATGCGGTGGGTGCGAAACTGTGTGTGGACGCCGTCGCTTATGCGCCACACCGTCTGGTGGATGTTCAGGCGAGCGGCGCCGACTTCTACGTTTATAGCTTCTATAAAACCTTCGGCCCGCACTTTGCCGTACTCTGGGGACGTCGCTATCTGTTGCTGGAGTTGCCGAGCCTTAACCACTTTTTCATCGGCCAGGACGTGGTGCCTTACAAATTGCAGCCGGGCAACGTCAACTACGAGTTGTCATTTGGTTGCATCGGCATTACCGACTATTTGCTCGACATCGGCACCCGGCTTGGAGCGCAAGGCAGCGAGCGCCAGTGCATGCAGACTGCGTTCGATGCTTTTGAGGTGCAGGAGGATTTGCTCGCCGAGCGTCTGCTGGCGTTTTTGCGTCAGCGCGAGGGCGTTCGGATCATTGGTAAAGCAAGTACCCGCAATCGAGTGCCAACGATCAGTTTCGTGGTTGAGGGCGTTCAGTCAGAGGCTGTTGTGCGTAGGGTCGATGAGCACCGGATTGGCATTCGGTTTGGTGACTTCTATGCACGGCGACTTATCGAAGCCCTTGGGCTTGACCAGTTTGGCGGGGTAGTGCGGGTGTCGTTGGCGCATTACAACACGCTGGAAGAAGTCGACCGCCTCATCACTTCGCTGGATCAAGCCATCAATGCGTTGCGTTGA
- a CDS encoding amino acid ABC transporter ATP-binding protein: MSTLIDIEKLDKYYGSFKALSNINLQVEEGEVVVILGPSGSGKSTLIRCINLLEDYQQGDIRVGGERVENGPRLSAIRSEVGMVFQSFNLYPHLTVLDNVSLAPIRVRGLSRREAHARAKELLVKVGMGDHAHKYPSQLSGGQQQRVAIARTMAMEPRAILFDEPTSALDPEMVGEVLDVMQNLARSGVTMVVVTHEMGFARRVADRVIFMESGRIVEQNIPEPFFTAPKEPRTQAFLQAILHH, translated from the coding sequence ATGAGTACGTTGATTGACATCGAAAAACTCGACAAGTACTACGGCAGCTTCAAGGCGTTAAGCAATATCAATTTGCAGGTTGAAGAGGGTGAAGTGGTGGTCATTCTTGGCCCGTCCGGTTCGGGAAAATCGACCTTGATTCGCTGCATCAATCTGCTTGAAGACTACCAGCAGGGCGATATTCGGGTGGGGGGAGAGCGGGTTGAAAACGGTCCGCGACTGAGCGCCATCCGTAGCGAAGTAGGTATGGTGTTTCAGAGCTTCAACCTCTATCCGCACCTCACTGTTCTCGACAACGTGTCGCTGGCGCCGATCCGCGTTCGCGGGCTGAGTCGGCGTGAAGCTCACGCCAGGGCCAAGGAACTATTGGTGAAGGTCGGTATGGGCGATCACGCTCACAAATACCCGAGTCAATTGTCTGGCGGCCAACAGCAGCGTGTCGCTATTGCCCGCACCATGGCCATGGAGCCGCGGGCAATTCTGTTCGACGAACCGACTTCGGCGCTGGACCCGGAGATGGTTGGCGAAGTACTCGATGTCATGCAGAACCTTGCGCGCTCCGGCGTCACGATGGTCGTGGTGACTCACGAAATGGGCTTTGCCCGTCGGGTCGCCGACCGGGTGATCTTCATGGAAAGCGGACGCATTGTTGAGCAGAACATCCCTGAACCGTTTTTTACCGCACCTAAGGAACCTCGCACACAAGCGTTCCTGCAGGCCATCTTGCATCATTGA
- a CDS encoding amino acid ABC transporter permease, protein MDLLQTFFNWNVLVDSLPLMMRGLGVTILLGVVSIALGLVGGLLLALLRLYSYAPVRALARIYIDIMRSIPLLVLLVLIYYALPFVGIRLSSFAAAASALSLVSCAYSAEIFRSGIEAIPRGQFEASASQGMSFFNTMRDVVLPQAIRIVMPPMTSNCINVMKDTALASVVAMPDLLKQATQAQALAANPTPLVGAALLYLLLLLPLVQMVSWVERRNASGGKTA, encoded by the coding sequence ATGGATCTTTTGCAGACATTCTTCAACTGGAACGTGCTCGTCGATTCGCTTCCGCTGATGATGCGCGGTTTGGGCGTGACCATTTTGCTGGGGGTGGTGAGCATTGCCCTGGGCCTGGTGGGCGGGCTGTTGCTGGCATTGCTGCGGTTGTACTCCTACGCACCTGTTCGAGCGCTTGCGCGTATCTACATCGATATCATGCGCTCTATTCCACTGCTGGTTTTATTGGTACTCATCTATTACGCGCTGCCTTTTGTCGGCATTCGACTGTCGTCTTTTGCGGCCGCTGCCAGTGCGCTCTCGCTTGTCTCCTGCGCCTACAGTGCGGAGATTTTTCGTTCGGGCATCGAGGCCATTCCCCGTGGCCAGTTCGAAGCATCGGCCTCTCAAGGCATGAGCTTCTTCAATACCATGCGTGACGTCGTTTTACCCCAGGCCATCCGCATCGTAATGCCCCCTATGACCAGCAACTGCATCAACGTCATGAAAGACACGGCGCTCGCTTCAGTCGTCGCCATGCCCGACTTGTTGAAGCAGGCAACCCAGGCTCAGGCACTGGCCGCCAATCCGACGCCACTGGTGGGCGCTGCCTTGCTGTACCTGTTGCTATTGCTGCCGCTGGTACAAATGGTCAGCTGGGTTGAACGTCGTAACGCCTCTGGAGGAAAAACCGCATGA
- a CDS encoding transporter substrate-binding domain-containing protein — translation MKAKMMLGLFMTAAVSLPAWAADWTVGANVGNVPWEFQDSKGEFVGFEVDVVNEVAKRAGKSVEFVNIPFNGLFSAVQSKRVDIAISSITITPKRLESVAFAQPYFDSDQSLTALTTSKVKSLADMNDKVVGVDTGSTGDMWIGQHKDEYKFADVSRYEGLSPAMLDLASGRIDGYISDIPAVLYYIKDKPQYSIVARIPTGERYSLMHAKGWAMSDQVNDIISKMKEDGTLGKIHKQWFGADADKDSSTMKVTAVLK, via the coding sequence ATGAAAGCGAAAATGATGCTGGGACTGTTCATGACGGCCGCAGTTTCTCTGCCAGCCTGGGCCGCGGACTGGACCGTAGGTGCTAACGTTGGCAACGTGCCTTGGGAATTTCAGGATTCCAAAGGTGAGTTTGTCGGCTTCGAAGTCGATGTTGTAAATGAGGTGGCCAAACGCGCCGGAAAAAGCGTCGAGTTCGTCAACATTCCTTTCAACGGCCTGTTCAGTGCCGTGCAATCCAAACGCGTCGACATCGCTATTTCATCCATCACCATCACTCCGAAACGTCTGGAGTCGGTAGCCTTTGCGCAGCCTTACTTCGACAGCGACCAGTCGCTCACCGCACTGACCACTTCCAAGGTCAAAAGCCTGGCCGACATGAACGACAAGGTGGTTGGTGTCGACACTGGCTCTACCGGCGACATGTGGATCGGCCAACACAAGGACGAGTACAAGTTCGCCGATGTCTCGCGCTATGAAGGGCTATCGCCGGCCATGCTTGATCTGGCTTCCGGGCGAATCGATGGCTATATCAGTGACATTCCTGCGGTGCTCTACTACATCAAGGACAAACCGCAGTATTCCATCGTGGCGCGTATTCCCACCGGTGAGCGCTACTCGCTGATGCACGCCAAAGGATGGGCGATGAGCGATCAGGTCAACGACATTATCAGCAAGATGAAAGAAGACGGTACCTTGGGGAAAATCCACAAACAGTGGTTCGGCGCTGACGCCGATAAAGATTCGAGTACCATGAAAGTAACCGCCGTTCTCAAGTAA
- a CDS encoding LysR substrate-binding domain-containing protein, which yields MELRQLRYFVKIIELGSLGRAALELDVGVSALSQQISKLESELCTRLLNRTSTGVTPTSAGFAFLHHAQLTLRQAENAIMAAHRGRMSGYVSVGLPPTTATVLALPLINAMRTRYPDIQLHLVEMLSGHLAAQLNARQIDLAILFQLEGGKRWSVTPLLDEKLFVIASPSLPQAPSGDSVQLADLGGLPLVMPSVQHGLRSTLTSAFERVGLTPNVIMEVDGLAVLMNAVRAGHAATIQPGAAAALKDGSGLSLIRITDPHVGRRNLLATLADDELSPAALATRLVIVDVARHLVVDKQWPGATWIEGVDA from the coding sequence TTGGAATTGAGACAACTGCGCTATTTCGTAAAAATCATCGAGCTTGGCAGCCTGGGGCGTGCGGCACTTGAACTGGATGTTGGTGTGTCAGCCCTCAGTCAGCAAATCTCCAAGCTGGAAAGCGAACTGTGCACCCGCCTCCTGAATCGAACCTCCACCGGCGTGACACCCACTAGCGCCGGATTTGCGTTTTTACACCATGCCCAACTGACGCTACGCCAGGCGGAAAACGCCATCATGGCCGCCCATCGCGGGCGAATGAGCGGTTATGTCAGCGTCGGCTTGCCACCGACTACCGCGACGGTGCTCGCGTTGCCGTTGATCAACGCAATGCGTACGCGTTATCCGGACATACAACTGCATTTGGTGGAAATGCTTTCCGGCCACTTGGCGGCGCAGCTCAACGCACGGCAAATTGACCTGGCCATCCTGTTCCAGCTCGAAGGGGGTAAACGCTGGAGCGTGACGCCGCTGCTGGATGAAAAGCTGTTTGTCATTGCCTCGCCCAGCCTGCCTCAAGCGCCTTCAGGTGACAGCGTGCAGTTAGCCGACCTCGGCGGCCTGCCGCTGGTGATGCCCAGCGTGCAGCATGGATTGCGTTCGACATTGACCAGCGCGTTCGAGCGGGTCGGGCTAACGCCCAATGTCATTATGGAAGTCGACGGTCTCGCTGTTTTGATGAACGCCGTTCGGGCCGGTCATGCGGCAACGATACAACCGGGGGCGGCCGCGGCATTGAAAGACGGGTCCGGACTTTCACTGATCAGGATTACCGATCCCCATGTGGGCCGGCGTAATCTTCTGGCGACGCTGGCTGACGACGAACTCTCTCCGGCGGCGCTGGCAACGCGGTTGGTCATCGTCGATGTGGCGCGTCATCTGGTCGTCGACAAACAGTGGCCTGGAGCTACGTGGATAGAAGGGGTAGACGCGTAA
- the tcuA gene encoding FAD-dependent tricarballylate dehydrogenase TcuA: MIDVLIIGGGNAALCAALMAREAGASVMLLEASPKIWRGGNSQHTRNLRCMHDEPQDVLIDAYPEEEYWQDLLKVTGGLTDEKLARIAIRASSSCRDWMRSHGVYFQPPLSGALHVARTNAFFMGGGKALVNAYFRSAERLGVKVRYNTQVTDIELDEGKFVAAHVGEHEVDGQRFAAERIEARACVLAAGGFESNREWLREAWGQNERGEWPSDNFLIRGTRFNTGILLRRMLDLGADVIGDPTQAHMVAIDARAPLYDGGICTRIDCVSLGVVVNRDGERFYDEGEDFWPKRYAIWGRLVAGQPGQQAYSIIDQQAIGRFMPPVFPGTTANTLQDLARQLKLPQEKFVKTLEDYNRACRVGTFDHTALDDCHTQGLVPAKTHWARPLVKPPFYAYPLKPGVTFTYLGLATDETAAVHFNGKASPNLFVAGEMMAGNVLGKGYTAGIGMAIGTAFGRIAGVQAAASVGFGVSSANTESRHATV; encoded by the coding sequence ATGATCGATGTCTTAATCATAGGGGGTGGCAACGCTGCCTTGTGCGCCGCTCTGATGGCGCGAGAAGCAGGCGCCAGCGTGATGCTGCTGGAAGCCTCTCCGAAAATCTGGCGCGGTGGCAACTCCCAACACACCCGTAACCTGCGGTGCATGCACGACGAACCGCAGGACGTGCTGATCGATGCCTATCCGGAAGAAGAATACTGGCAAGACCTGTTGAAGGTCACCGGTGGCCTCACGGATGAAAAGCTTGCACGTATTGCCATTCGGGCATCGTCTTCTTGCCGCGACTGGATGCGTTCACACGGCGTGTATTTCCAGCCACCGCTGTCCGGCGCGCTGCACGTGGCGCGGACCAACGCTTTTTTCATGGGCGGCGGCAAAGCGCTGGTCAATGCGTATTTCCGCAGCGCCGAGCGACTGGGTGTAAAAGTTCGCTACAACACCCAAGTGACCGACATCGAGTTGGACGAGGGGAAATTCGTCGCCGCCCATGTGGGCGAACATGAGGTCGATGGTCAGCGTTTCGCCGCCGAACGCATTGAAGCCCGGGCCTGCGTGTTGGCGGCCGGCGGCTTCGAATCCAACCGTGAATGGCTGCGCGAAGCCTGGGGCCAGAACGAACGCGGTGAATGGCCATCGGACAATTTCCTGATCCGGGGCACCCGATTCAACACCGGCATTTTGCTCCGGCGCATGCTCGACCTTGGCGCCGATGTGATCGGCGATCCGACGCAAGCACACATGGTCGCGATTGATGCCCGTGCGCCACTCTACGACGGCGGCATCTGCACCCGAATCGACTGCGTATCGCTGGGTGTGGTGGTCAATCGTGATGGCGAACGCTTCTACGACGAAGGTGAGGATTTCTGGCCAAAACGTTATGCGATCTGGGGGCGTCTGGTGGCCGGACAACCCGGTCAGCAGGCGTATTCGATCATCGATCAACAAGCCATCGGCCGCTTCATGCCGCCGGTCTTTCCCGGCACCACCGCCAATACGCTGCAAGACCTCGCCCGCCAGTTGAAGCTGCCTCAAGAAAAATTCGTCAAGACGCTCGAGGACTACAACCGCGCCTGCCGCGTTGGCACGTTCGATCACACGGCGCTGGACGACTGCCACACCCAAGGACTGGTGCCCGCCAAAACCCATTGGGCGCGGCCATTGGTGAAACCACCTTTCTACGCCTACCCGCTTAAACCGGGTGTCACGTTTACCTACCTCGGCCTCGCCACCGACGAAACCGCTGCCGTGCATTTCAACGGCAAAGCGAGCCCCAACCTGTTCGTCGCGGGAGAAATGATGGCCGGCAATGTTCTGGGCAAGGGCTACACCGCCGGCATCGGCATGGCCATCGGTACCGCGTTTGGCCGCATCGCCGGTGTGCAGGCGGCCGCTTCGGTGGGCTTTGGCGTTTCATCTGCAAACACGGAGTCTCGACATGCAACTGTTTGA